One genomic window of Sphingomonas ginsengisoli An et al. 2013 includes the following:
- a CDS encoding tetratricopeptide repeat protein translates to MGLAAVAAAMVASAPAQATRLVDYRPSAVSTFATARAAELRGDSRRAASLYAALAAADPTNKVVADRAIAQATTGGDMPLALRLIGRRPPVTLSVEARLLLAANALKSRKPDQAVQLLALDAPAGSLKFLAQPMLAWTLIERRDPRATAAVDAIPAEGVAAPLKPELGAFALLAQRNTAGADPLARRAIDSAGGRAVALRLAFADAFLRAGDQPRALALLDGSEPAVRRARALVAAGRRPDGAVETAAQGYGLILDALALDLNRESGQSLPAVLAQVARFADPGSDYTRLLAGALLGQADRTPDALAALRSIDNNSAYASQAHDAEVSLLNKAERRPEALARAQAFAQARDADYADWGRLGDTLDGMDRQADAAAAYGKAIALLPPDLPNAWQFYLLQGAMLERAGRWEEAKASLTKARALAPQSPTVLNYLGYAQLERGENLDAAEALIAEAHRLAPDDASITDSLGWAQYKRGKVSEAIKTLTEAAAKDPTEGDIHEHLGDALYTAGRRFEARNSWNAALVVADDKSRPRLVSKLQTGLGAGNAAR, encoded by the coding sequence TTGGGCCTCGCCGCGGTTGCCGCGGCGATGGTGGCGAGCGCCCCGGCGCAGGCGACCCGGCTGGTCGACTATCGGCCGAGCGCGGTCAGCACCTTCGCCACCGCCCGCGCCGCTGAGCTGCGCGGCGACAGCCGGCGGGCGGCCTCGCTCTATGCCGCGCTGGCCGCCGCTGATCCCACCAACAAGGTGGTCGCCGACCGCGCGATCGCCCAGGCGACCACCGGCGGCGACATGCCGCTGGCGCTGCGGCTGATCGGCCGGCGGCCGCCAGTGACGCTATCGGTCGAGGCGCGGCTGCTGCTTGCCGCCAACGCGCTCAAGAGCCGCAAGCCCGATCAAGCGGTGCAATTGCTCGCGCTCGACGCGCCGGCAGGCAGCCTCAAGTTCCTCGCCCAGCCGATGCTGGCGTGGACGCTGATCGAGCGGCGCGATCCGCGCGCGACCGCGGCGGTCGACGCCATCCCTGCCGAGGGAGTCGCGGCGCCGCTCAAGCCCGAGCTTGGCGCCTTCGCGCTGCTCGCCCAGCGCAATACCGCCGGCGCCGACCCGCTGGCGCGACGGGCGATCGACTCCGCCGGGGGCCGCGCGGTGGCGCTGCGGCTCGCCTTCGCCGATGCGTTCCTGCGCGCCGGGGATCAGCCGCGCGCGCTGGCGCTGCTCGACGGCAGCGAGCCGGCGGTGCGCCGGGCGCGAGCGCTGGTCGCCGCCGGGCGCCGCCCGGACGGGGCGGTCGAGACGGCGGCGCAGGGCTATGGCCTGATCCTCGACGCGCTCGCGCTCGACCTGAACCGCGAGAGCGGGCAGTCGCTGCCGGCGGTGCTGGCGCAGGTGGCGCGCTTCGCCGATCCGGGGAGCGACTATACGCGGCTGCTGGCGGGCGCGCTGCTCGGCCAGGCCGACCGCACCCCCGACGCGCTCGCCGCGCTGCGCAGCATCGACAATAACAGCGCCTATGCGAGCCAGGCGCATGACGCCGAGGTGAGCCTGTTGAACAAGGCCGAGCGGCGGCCCGAGGCGCTGGCCCGGGCGCAGGCCTTCGCGCAGGCGCGCGACGCTGATTATGCCGACTGGGGGCGGCTCGGCGACACGCTCGACGGGATGGACCGCCAGGCCGACGCCGCCGCGGCTTATGGCAAGGCGATCGCGCTGTTGCCGCCCGACCTCCCCAACGCCTGGCAATTCTACCTGCTGCAGGGCGCGATGCTCGAGCGGGCGGGACGGTGGGAGGAGGCCAAGGCGTCGCTGACCAAGGCGCGCGCGCTGGCGCCGCAGAGCCCGACGGTGCTCAACTATCTGGGTTACGCGCAGCTCGAGCGGGGCGAGAATCTCGACGCCGCCGAAGCGCTGATCGCCGAAGCGCACCGGCTGGCGCCCGACGATGCGTCGATCACCGATTCGCTTGGTTGGGCGCAATACAAGCGCGGCAAGGTGAGCGAGGCGATCAAGACGCTGACCGAGGCCGCCGCCAAGGACCCGACCGAGGGCGACATCCACGAGCATCTCGGCGACGCGCTCTACACGGCGGGGCGGCGGTTCGAGGCGCGCAACAGCTGGAATGCCGCGCTGGTCGTCGCCGACGACAAGAGCCGGCCGCGGCTGGTTTCGAAGCTGCAGACGGGCCTTGGCGCCGGCAACGCCGCTCGCTGA
- a CDS encoding 4-(cytidine 5'-diphospho)-2-C-methyl-D-erythritol kinase, giving the protein MSAAAGRWSELAPAKLNLALHVRGRLPDGRHALETIFAFCTDGDRLWAEPAPELSLTVTGPFAAMLDDGPDNLVSRAAAALAGEARVGRGARLILDKRLPVASGIGGGSADAAAALRLLTAMWRLDPAIAARVAPELGADVPACLLSLTSRGEGAGDRLALVDAGVAGAPVLLVNPREGLATGAVFAGWDGEDRGPLGDWREGRNDLEAPARRLVPAIGAVLDWLREQPGAQFVRMSGSGATCFALFEGEAERDAAAEACPPAWWHLASVLR; this is encoded by the coding sequence GTGAGCGCCGCGGCCGGGCGGTGGAGCGAGCTCGCGCCCGCCAAGCTCAACCTCGCGCTGCACGTCCGCGGGCGGCTGCCCGACGGGCGCCATGCGCTCGAGACGATCTTCGCCTTCTGCACCGACGGCGACCGGCTGTGGGCCGAGCCCGCGCCCGAATTGTCGCTGACCGTCACCGGGCCGTTCGCGGCGATGCTCGACGACGGGCCCGACAACCTCGTCAGCCGCGCCGCGGCCGCGCTGGCGGGCGAGGCGCGGGTCGGACGAGGGGCACGGCTGATCCTCGACAAGAGATTGCCGGTTGCCTCGGGGATCGGCGGGGGCTCGGCCGACGCGGCGGCGGCGCTGCGGCTGCTGACCGCGATGTGGCGGCTCGATCCCGCCATCGCCGCGCGGGTCGCGCCCGAGCTCGGCGCCGACGTGCCCGCCTGCCTGCTGTCGCTGACCAGCCGGGGCGAGGGGGCGGGCGACCGGCTGGCGCTGGTCGACGCGGGGGTGGCGGGGGCGCCGGTGCTGCTCGTCAATCCGCGCGAGGGGCTGGCGACGGGCGCAGTGTTCGCCGGCTGGGACGGGGAGGATCGCGGGCCGCTCGGCGACTGGCGCGAGGGGCGCAACGACCTCGAGGCGCCGGCTAGGCGGCTGGTCCCGGCGATCGGGGCGGTGCTCGACTGGCTGCGCGAGCAGCCGGGGGCGCAATTCGTGCGGATGTCGGGGTCGGGGGCGACCTGCTTTGCTTTGTTCGAGGGCGAGGCGGAGCGCGATGCCGCCGCTGAGGCCTGTCCGCCGGCGTGGTGGCACCTCGCCAGCGTGCTGCGCTGA
- a CDS encoding NAD(P)H-hydrate dehydratase, translated as MRPVLTAAAMRAAEEQAIAGGTRVETLMERAGAALAQATLRFAGPAPVLVLCGPGNNGGDGYVAARHLAAAGVEVRVAVLAEPATEVARWARGQWTGAVEPLAEAVAAPVLIDCLFGTGLKRGLEAAVRERLSALAAEARWLVCADLPSGVEADSGAILSPVPRADLTVAFGALKPAHRLMPAMAEMGRVVLAEIGIDADTRWHELARPTLPPLAPDAHKYTRGLVHALAGKMPGAIALAASAAARAGAGYVRVSTSRPIEHLPAAVVQTDTATLADPRIGCILVGPGMGELPQILTLALTSHAAKVIDADALGQVGEPERLRGQDAIVTPHAGEFKKLFGELPGSKPEQALAAAERSGAVVVFKGPDTLVASPDGRLGLAPPAPAWLASAGTGDVLAGMSAALRARGMPAFEAASAAVWLHGRAAEHAGPAMIADDLLAAIPHVL; from the coding sequence ATGCGCCCGGTTCTTACCGCCGCGGCGATGCGTGCCGCTGAGGAACAGGCGATAGCGGGCGGGACCCGCGTCGAGACGCTGATGGAGCGCGCGGGGGCGGCGCTGGCGCAGGCGACGCTCCGCTTCGCCGGGCCGGCGCCGGTGCTGGTGCTGTGCGGGCCGGGCAATAATGGCGGTGACGGTTATGTCGCGGCGCGGCACCTCGCCGCCGCCGGGGTCGAGGTGCGGGTGGCGGTGCTGGCCGAGCCGGCGACCGAGGTGGCGCGGTGGGCGCGGGGACAGTGGACGGGGGCGGTCGAGCCGCTGGCCGAGGCCGTGGCGGCGCCCGTGCTGATAGATTGTCTGTTCGGAACGGGTTTGAAGCGTGGGCTGGAAGCGGCTGTTCGCGAACGGCTTTCCGCTTTGGCGGCCGAGGCGCGGTGGCTTGTGTGCGCGGACCTGCCGAGCGGGGTCGAGGCCGACAGCGGGGCGATCCTCTCGCCGGTGCCGCGTGCCGACCTGACGGTGGCGTTCGGGGCGCTCAAGCCGGCGCACCGGCTGATGCCGGCGATGGCCGAGATGGGGCGGGTGGTGCTGGCCGAGATCGGAATCGACGCCGACACGCGCTGGCATGAGCTGGCGCGGCCGACGCTGCCGCCGCTCGCGCCCGATGCGCACAAATATACGCGCGGGCTGGTCCATGCGCTGGCGGGCAAGATGCCCGGGGCGATCGCGCTTGCGGCGAGCGCCGCCGCGCGGGCGGGGGCGGGTTATGTCCGGGTTTCGACCAGCCGGCCCATCGAGCATCTGCCGGCGGCGGTGGTGCAGACCGACACCGCGACGCTCGCCGACCCGCGGATCGGGTGCATCCTGGTCGGGCCGGGGATGGGCGAGCTGCCGCAAATCCTGACGCTGGCGCTGACCAGCCATGCGGCCAAGGTGATCGACGCCGACGCGCTCGGCCAGGTCGGCGAGCCCGAGCGGCTGCGCGGGCAGGACGCGATCGTCACCCCGCACGCGGGGGAGTTCAAGAAGCTGTTCGGCGAATTGCCCGGCAGCAAGCCCGAGCAGGCGCTGGCGGCGGCCGAGCGGTCGGGGGCGGTGGTGGTCTTCAAGGGTCCCGACACGCTGGTCGCGTCGCCCGACGGGCGGCTCGGCCTCGCCCCGCCGGCGCCGGCGTGGCTGGCGAGCGCGGGGACGGGCGACGTGCTGGCCGGGATGAGCGCGGCGCTGCGGGCGCGCGGGATGCCGGCGTTCGAGGCGGCGAGCGCGGCGGTCTGGCTCCACGGCCGTGCTGCCGAGCACGCCGGGCCCGCGATGATCGCCGACGACCTGCTCGCAGCGATCCCGCACGTCCTTTGA
- a CDS encoding class I SAM-dependent RNA methyltransferase, with the protein MSEPIVRIAARGDGVTASGRHFALAAPGDLVDADGALTPGPHHQVPPCRHFPDCGGCQLQHVDDDAYRAYLVDRVTGALAQHDIATEVRAPHLSPPRSRRRATLRALRVGKGVAIGFNAERSHRIVDLRECHVLRPELFALVAPLRSLLVTILGRKGPGEVRLTLCDQGVDVALSGVVAEGLAAAEALTDFAETHRLARLSLDEGYGLEVRYEPRPATVTLAGTPVGLPPGAFLQATEDGEAALVAAVIEAVGSPRRSADLFAGLGTFTLALPGQVYAAEAARDAVLALKAARPNQSIEHRDLYRRPLTAEDLANFDAVVLDPPRAGAEAQVRELAAAAVSRVAYVSCNPATFARDAKLLVDGGYRLEWVRPVGQFRWSTHIELAACFRRAPG; encoded by the coding sequence TTGAGCGAGCCAATCGTCCGCATCGCCGCGCGAGGCGACGGGGTGACCGCGAGCGGCCGCCACTTCGCGCTCGCCGCGCCGGGGGATCTGGTCGATGCGGACGGGGCGCTGACCCCCGGGCCGCATCACCAAGTGCCGCCATGCCGTCATTTTCCCGACTGCGGCGGCTGCCAGCTCCAGCATGTCGATGACGATGCCTATCGCGCCTATTTGGTCGACCGGGTGACGGGCGCGCTGGCGCAGCACGATATCGCCACCGAGGTCCGCGCGCCGCATCTGTCGCCGCCGCGCAGCCGCCGGCGGGCGACGCTGCGCGCGCTGCGGGTGGGGAAGGGGGTGGCGATAGGGTTCAACGCCGAGCGCTCGCACCGGATCGTCGATTTGCGCGAATGCCATGTGCTGCGGCCCGAGTTGTTTGCGCTGGTCGCGCCGTTGCGGTCGCTGCTGGTGACGATCCTTGGCCGCAAGGGGCCGGGCGAGGTCCGGCTTACCTTGTGCGACCAGGGGGTCGACGTGGCGCTGAGTGGGGTCGTGGCCGAAGGGCTCGCGGCGGCCGAGGCGCTGACCGATTTCGCCGAGACCCATCGGCTCGCCCGGCTTAGCCTCGACGAGGGCTACGGGCTCGAGGTGCGCTATGAGCCGCGGCCGGCGACGGTGACGCTGGCGGGGACGCCGGTCGGGTTGCCGCCGGGGGCGTTCCTCCAGGCGACCGAGGATGGCGAGGCGGCGCTGGTCGCGGCGGTGATCGAGGCGGTCGGCAGCCCGCGCCGCAGCGCCGACCTGTTCGCTGGCTTGGGCACCTTCACGCTGGCGCTACCGGGGCAGGTCTATGCCGCCGAGGCGGCGCGCGACGCGGTGCTGGCGCTCAAGGCGGCGCGGCCCAATCAGTCGATCGAGCATCGCGACCTCTATCGCCGGCCGCTGACCGCCGAGGACCTGGCGAATTTCGACGCGGTGGTGCTCGATCCGCCGCGAGCGGGGGCCGAGGCGCAGGTCCGCGAGCTGGCCGCGGCGGCGGTATCACGGGTGGCCTATGTGAGCTGCAATCCGGCGACCTTCGCGCGCGACGCGAAGTTGCTGGTCGACGGCGGCTACCGGCTCGAGTGGGTGCGGCCGGTCGGTCAGTTCCGCTGGTCGACCCACATCGAGCTGGCGGCCTGCTTCAGGCGTGCGCCAGGCTGA
- a CDS encoding MAPEG family protein, with the protein MTHNPLLGPIVVLVSWTLVMLLWLAAARLPKIKESGVTPPPGSRGVDFEKAVPGKVNWPAHNYAHLHEQPTLFYAITLALVAMGDHFAINLYLAWAYVVLRIVHSLIQVTSNVVRIRFAVFMLSALCLAAMTLHAALSLAHA; encoded by the coding sequence ATGACGCACAATCCATTGCTCGGTCCAATCGTCGTACTGGTCAGCTGGACGCTGGTGATGCTGCTCTGGCTGGCGGCGGCGCGGTTGCCGAAGATCAAGGAATCCGGGGTGACCCCACCGCCCGGCTCGCGCGGGGTCGATTTTGAGAAAGCGGTCCCGGGCAAGGTCAACTGGCCGGCGCACAATTACGCCCACCTGCACGAACAGCCGACCCTGTTCTACGCGATCACCCTCGCGCTGGTGGCGATGGGCGACCATTTCGCGATCAACCTCTACCTCGCCTGGGCCTATGTGGTGCTGCGCATCGTCCACAGCCTCATCCAGGTTACGAGCAACGTGGTCCGTATCCGCTTCGCCGTCTTCATGCTCTCGGCCCTGTGCCTCGCCGCGATGACGCTGCACGCGGCGCTCAGCCTGGCGCACGCCTGA
- a CDS encoding glycosyltransferase yields MADRSVFHDPTGRRRKRFTLALTLFILLNLLAAAALFASIRLLPAAPPLPIALERGKAVTPPQQSLLKRTSVSIDHAIQRLLGTRPPSARRVGALPSVKAAAALGQRVSVGFYTPWDPSSVSSLKAHIGDLDWLAPVWVTMTGPNHQLQALPDSAGRAIINGAAHRPLILPVVQNAANGVFEGANAGRMLASPAMRKQLLDRLEPFLVANHASGVLFDLEELDPAAQANFRLLLGEAKKRFAPRHWIIALAAPVGADWDLGAFARVADRVFLMVYDEHSNDGEAGPIASEAWWANQVRAALSQVPRDKAVVTIANYSYDWHGKSADANSVEEAWQEAAESDAVPMWDRASGNSTFAYDDENGERHTVWLLDAASAFNQLSLLERAGVRDVALWRMGAEDPALWTEFGRSATRPLNAGLLQSLAQVSNVDVEGNGEILRITSLPSAGRRNITIGRNGLIDGVDFKQLPKPYTINRTGDQPGLIALTFDDGPDRRWTPKILDILKSNHVPATFFIVGENGLTEYSLLRRMIDEGNEIGSHTYTHPNLATTGTARTLFELNATQRLFQAFTGRSLKLFRAPYFGDAEPTTADEILPALEAQQRGYISVGLHVDSEDWQRPGVPAIVNNVVTGVLAGTPDRSANIILMHDSGGDRAETVAALPQIIAQLKARGYRFVPVSELAGLSPAQAMPVLSTADQATAQFSLFLFLALGFLVTSLGVLFAVALTLGVGRALVLSGLALLNARRELARVKPPIDPATFVTVLIPAYNEEAVIERSVRTVLASTDVKLEVIVIDDGSKDRTSAIVRDAFSGDERVRLLTLENGGKAHALNQGLALAGGEIVIALDADTQFEPTTIARLARWFAADPKLGAVAGNAKVGNRINLITRWQALEYVTAQNLERRALAWLGAMTVVPGAVGAWRRAAIAEVGGYPGDTLAEDQDLTIAVQRLGWEVTYDQSAVAWTEAPHSIRQLARQRFRWAFGTIQCLWKHKRVISSGKPKGLAFIGLPQAILFQLLFALVSPLIDLALIVSIVTTSLSIHDHGLTYVQGDLNRMAAFWLLFAAIDLVAGLIAFALERRERWRLIVWLLPMRFVYRQIMYYVVIKATIQALRGPKVGWTTVARRGSVELKPAAPAKKLETVD; encoded by the coding sequence ATGGCCGACCGCAGCGTTTTTCATGATCCCACCGGACGCCGGCGCAAGCGCTTCACGCTCGCGCTGACGCTGTTCATTTTGCTGAACCTGCTCGCCGCGGCGGCGCTGTTTGCCTCGATCCGATTGTTGCCGGCGGCGCCGCCACTGCCGATTGCGCTCGAGCGCGGCAAGGCGGTGACCCCGCCGCAGCAGAGCCTGCTCAAGCGGACCAGCGTCAGCATCGACCATGCGATCCAGCGGCTGTTGGGTACCCGCCCGCCGAGCGCGCGACGGGTCGGCGCGCTGCCCTCGGTCAAGGCGGCGGCCGCGCTCGGCCAGCGGGTCAGCGTCGGCTTCTACACGCCGTGGGACCCGAGTTCGGTCAGCTCCTTGAAGGCGCATATCGGCGATCTCGACTGGCTCGCCCCGGTGTGGGTGACGATGACCGGGCCCAACCACCAGCTCCAGGCGCTGCCCGACAGCGCGGGGCGGGCGATCATCAACGGCGCGGCGCACCGGCCGCTGATCCTGCCGGTCGTGCAGAATGCCGCCAACGGGGTGTTCGAGGGTGCCAATGCCGGGCGGATGCTCGCCAGCCCTGCCATGCGCAAGCAGTTGCTCGATCGGCTCGAGCCGTTCCTGGTCGCCAACCATGCCTCGGGCGTGCTGTTCGACCTCGAGGAACTCGACCCCGCGGCGCAGGCCAATTTCCGCCTGCTGCTGGGTGAGGCGAAGAAGCGTTTCGCCCCGCGGCACTGGATCATCGCCTTGGCCGCGCCGGTCGGGGCCGACTGGGACCTCGGCGCCTTCGCGCGGGTCGCCGACCGCGTCTTCCTGATGGTCTATGACGAGCATAGCAACGACGGCGAGGCCGGGCCGATCGCGTCGGAGGCATGGTGGGCCAACCAGGTCCGCGCCGCGCTCAGCCAGGTGCCGCGCGACAAGGCGGTCGTGACCATCGCCAATTATTCCTACGACTGGCACGGCAAGAGTGCCGACGCCAATTCGGTCGAAGAAGCGTGGCAGGAAGCGGCCGAGAGCGACGCGGTGCCTATGTGGGACCGGGCGAGCGGCAATTCGACCTTCGCCTATGACGATGAGAATGGCGAGCGCCACACCGTCTGGCTGCTCGACGCGGCGAGCGCGTTCAACCAGCTGAGCCTGCTCGAGCGGGCGGGGGTCCGTGACGTCGCTCTGTGGCGGATGGGGGCCGAGGATCCGGCGCTGTGGACCGAGTTCGGGCGCTCGGCGACGCGGCCCTTGAACGCCGGGCTGCTCCAGTCGCTGGCACAGGTCAGCAACGTCGACGTCGAGGGCAATGGCGAAATCCTGCGGATCACCTCGCTGCCGTCGGCGGGACGGCGGAACATCACGATCGGCCGCAACGGGCTGATCGACGGGGTCGACTTCAAGCAACTCCCCAAGCCCTACACGATCAACCGCACCGGCGATCAGCCGGGGCTGATCGCGCTGACCTTCGACGACGGGCCCGACCGCCGCTGGACTCCGAAAATCCTCGACATCCTCAAGTCCAACCATGTCCCGGCGACCTTCTTCATCGTCGGCGAGAACGGGCTAACCGAGTACAGCCTGCTGCGGCGGATGATCGACGAAGGCAATGAGATCGGCAGCCACACCTATACGCACCCCAATCTGGCGACGACCGGGACCGCGCGGACGCTGTTCGAGCTCAATGCGACGCAGCGCCTGTTCCAGGCCTTTACCGGGCGGTCGTTGAAGCTGTTCCGTGCGCCCTATTTCGGGGACGCCGAGCCGACCACCGCCGACGAAATCCTCCCCGCGCTCGAAGCGCAGCAGCGCGGCTACATCAGCGTCGGTCTGCACGTCGACAGCGAGGACTGGCAGCGGCCGGGCGTGCCGGCGATCGTCAACAATGTGGTGACGGGGGTGCTGGCCGGGACCCCGGACCGCAGCGCCAACATCATTCTAATGCACGACAGCGGCGGCGATCGGGCGGAAACCGTCGCCGCGCTGCCGCAGATCATCGCCCAGCTGAAGGCGCGCGGCTACCGTTTCGTCCCGGTGTCCGAGCTGGCGGGGCTGAGCCCGGCGCAGGCGATGCCGGTGCTGAGCACCGCCGACCAGGCGACCGCGCAATTCTCGCTGTTCCTGTTCCTGGCGCTGGGCTTCCTCGTCACCAGCCTGGGCGTGCTGTTCGCGGTGGCGCTGACTCTCGGGGTCGGGCGGGCGCTGGTGCTGAGCGGGCTGGCATTGCTGAACGCCCGGCGCGAGCTGGCGCGGGTCAAGCCGCCGATCGATCCCGCGACCTTCGTCACCGTGCTGATCCCGGCCTATAATGAGGAAGCAGTGATCGAGCGCTCGGTCCGCACCGTGCTCGCCAGCACCGACGTCAAGCTCGAGGTGATCGTCATCGACGACGGGTCGAAGGACCGCACCTCGGCCATCGTCCGCGATGCGTTCAGCGGGGACGAGCGGGTGCGGCTGCTGACGCTGGAGAATGGCGGCAAGGCGCACGCGCTCAACCAGGGGCTGGCGCTGGCGGGGGGCGAGATCGTCATCGCGCTCGACGCCGACACCCAGTTCGAGCCGACCACCATCGCGCGGCTGGCACGGTGGTTCGCGGCCGATCCCAAGCTCGGCGCGGTGGCGGGCAACGCCAAGGTCGGCAACCGGATCAACCTCATCACCCGCTGGCAGGCATTGGAATATGTCACGGCGCAGAACCTCGAGCGGCGTGCGCTCGCCTGGCTCGGCGCGATGACGGTGGTGCCGGGCGCGGTGGGGGCATGGCGCCGCGCGGCAATTGCCGAGGTCGGCGGCTATCCCGGCGACACGCTGGCCGAGGACCAGGATCTGACGATCGCGGTGCAGCGTCTGGGCTGGGAGGTCACCTACGATCAGTCGGCGGTCGCCTGGACCGAAGCGCCGCACTCGATCCGTCAGCTCGCCCGCCAGCGCTTCCGGTGGGCGTTCGGCACGATCCAGTGCCTGTGGAAGCACAAGCGCGTGATCAGCTCGGGCAAGCCCAAGGGGCTGGCGTTCATCGGCCTGCCCCAGGCGATCCTGTTCCAGCTGCTGTTCGCGCTGGTGTCGCCGCTGATCGACCTCGCGCTGATCGTCAGCATCGTGACCACCAGCCTGTCGATCCACGATCACGGCCTCACCTACGTCCAGGGCGACTTGAACCGCATGGCGGCCTTCTGGCTGCTGTTCGCGGCGATCGATCTCGTCGCGGGGCTGATCGCCTTCGCGCTCGAGCGGCGCGAGCGGTGGCGGCTGATCGTCTGGCTGCTGCCGATGCGCTTCGTCTATCGCCAGATCATGTATTACGTGGTGATCAAGGCGACGATCCAGGCGCTGCGCGGGCCCAAGGT